Part of the Candidatus Nealsonbacteria bacterium genome is shown below.
AATACTCAGTTCAACCCAAGGAGAAAACCAATCTCCATCGCAAGCTCACCCAGACAGAGAAGAAACAGTTGCCAGTCATCCTTTCCCGTCAGTCTCAAAGAACCGTCCAGAATGATTTCACCATTAAGTTTAACAAACAATGGTACCAACTTAGCAAAGAACAGCCAGCCACTATTCGTCCCAAAGAAAGAGTCTTGCTGGAAGAAAGAATAGATGGCTCTCTCCAGATTCGTCTCCGGAACAAGTATCTCAATTACCAGCTCTTACCAGCCAGACCAGAGAAGCAACAAAAACAATCTTGGATTATTGCCGCTAGCCAGAAGAAAGAAAGGAAGCGCTGGAAACCGCCCGCAGACCATCCCTGGAGAACGCCTTTCATTATTCAAAAACCTGACATTTCTATTTCCTTAAAAACCTGACATTTCTAAATCCTCTTTACATTTTACCCAGAGCCCTTGACAAGAATTTTTTACGGCTTATGATTAAAAAAAAGAAACAAACCTATTATTAATATAAATGTCAGCTTAAAAAATGAAAAGAAATAATTCCCACAAAATTTGGTCAATTTTAAAAGGAGTCAACACCCTCATTTTTTTAACTTTTAAAAAATGACTTGTTGTGGGGATTAGTTGAATAAATATAAATAAAAATGATTTTCTTCTAACCCCCTACTAAGGGGGTTTTGTGCCTCGCAGTCAAATTTTGACTCCCCGTCAGAAGATAAAAAAATTTGCTTCTTGAAATCTTACCACGGGCTAAAAAAATGTTAAAAGAAAAAAAGTTCTATCTAACAAAACAAGGGTTTGAGAAATTAAAAAAAGAATATAAATCTCTCAACCTCATAAAATCAGCCAAAATAAAGGGAGAAATACCCCAGATTTTACATTCCGAAGACGTAAATACGGAATATCTCAGTTTCCATGAAGATTTAAATTTTTTAGAAGTAAGAATGACTGATTTAGAGCATATTTTAAAAAACACCGAATTAATTACCTTCCCTGCCAAAAACAAACAAGATATTATTAATCTTGGGGCAACAGTTGTTGTTGAAGTTAATAACCAAGAAGATGAATTTATGATTGTGGGAACGTTGGAAGCTAATCCAGTCCTTGGTAAAATTTCCAATGAATCTCCGGTGGGAAAAGCCCTGATTGGTCATCGGGTGGGAGACAAGGTTGTTATTTCTTCAACCATAAAAACAATTTATAAAATAAAGAAAATAGAATATTCACTTTCTTAAAAACATTGATTTATTTTTCAAATTTTTGCTATAATAAAACCAGAAAAACCATTTTCTGGTTTTTTAAATAGGGAGAAAATATGGAAAATCTTCTTAATTTTTTTATTGAAATAGGGAAGTTAAAAAGAATGCCAAGAGGAGGTTGGGTTATAAACCAGATAAAAAACCCAGAAACCATTGCTGAACATATTTTTCGCACAACTATAATGGCCTGGATTTTGGGCGAAAAGAAAGGCCTAAATAGGGAGAAAATTATGAAAATGCTTTTAATTCATGATTTGTGCGAAGTTTATACTGGAGATGTGACCCCTTACGACTCGATTCTTCCTAAAGATAAAAAAAAGTTAGCAAAACTAATGAGGACTTGGCCGAGATTTTCTCCAGCTGAGAAGAAAAGAATAGCTGAAAAAAAATATAAAAAAGAATGGCGGGCCATGGTAAAGATTACTGCTAAATTACCACTAAAACTAAAAAAAGAAATCAAAAATCTTTGGCTTGATTATAAAAAAGGATTAACTAAAGAAGGGAGATTTGCCAATCAGGCAGATAAAATTGAAAACCTATTACAGGCTTTAGAGTATTGGAAGAAACATAAAAAACCTCCTCTTATGCCTTGGTGGTGGTGGGCAAGAGAATATTTTGACGACCCGGTTTTGATTAAAGTTATGAAAGCCTTAGAGAAAAAATTTCTTGGAAAAAGAAAAAATAAATAAAAAATATGAATTGTAAAAGAGATTTTAATTTGAAAAATTGTCTTTGTCCCTACCCTAATTGTCCACGAAAAGGGGTTTGTTGTCATTGTTTAAAATATCATTTAGCTAAAAATCAACTGCCGGCCTGTTTTTTCTCTCAAGAAGCAGAAAAAACCTATGACCGCTCAATAAAAAAGTTTATTAAAGATCAAAGTAGAGTTTAAATTTTAATTGACGCTTTGTTTAAAAATAAACTTGTTTTTTAACTCCATGTTTAAGTCAATCAATAAGGTTGTAAAAATTTTAATTTTATCCGATGCTATTTTATTAACCGGATTGGGTTTCGTTTCACCAATCTTTGCCATCTTTATTGCCAACAATATCCATGGAGGCGATGTTAGGGTGGCTGGTTTTGCAGCTTCTATTTACTGGATTGTTCTTTCTTTAGTTTTAATTCCCATTGGAAGATATTTAGATAAAAAACACGGAGAAAAATACGATCTCGGGTTTATTGTTATCGGAAACATCTTAGCCGCTTTGGCTACTTTCGGATATCTTTTTTCATTTTTAACTTGGCATATCTATGTTTTACAGGCAGTTTATGGAATTGGCATGGGTATGGCTGGGGCACGAGGTCGGCTTTTGTTGGAGTTGGGGCCGGAATAGCCGGAAGTTTAGGGGGAATAATTGTTTATCGTTTTGGTTTTGATTTACTTTTTATCATAGTAGGAACATTTCTTTTTTTTAGCGCTCTTTTGCCTCTTTTAATTTCTAAAGAACTGTTAGCTAAAGAGAAAAAAATTTTTCCAATTCAAGAAATTAAAACCATTGAACCCCCGATTCCAAGAGGATGAAAAATCAAGAAATTGCCCGGATATTTTATGAAATAGCAGATTATCTGGAAATGGAAGAGGTGGCTTTCAAGCCCTATGCTTACCAAAAGGCAGCCGTTGTTTTAGAGACCTTGGAAGAAAATGTTAAAGATATTTATAAAAAAGGAGGAATTAAGGCCTTGGAAGAAATTCCCGGGGTAGGCAAAAGCATTGCTGAAAAAATTGAAGAATATCTAAGAACAGGCAAAATTAAATATTATCAAGAATTTAAAAAGAAGCTGCCTCTTAATTTGGAAGAAATAACTTCTGTTGAGGGAATGGGACCAAAGAAAGCCAAGAAACTTTATCAAGAATTGGGAGTTAGAAATTTGAAAGATTTGTCCAGGGCAGCCAGGGCTCATAAAATTGCTTCTCTTTTCGGCTTTGGCGAGAAAACCGAAAAAAATATTTTAGAAGGAATTGCCTTTTTAAAAAAAAGCAAGGGGAGGTTTCTTTTGGGCGAAATTTTACCCCAAGTGAAAGAAATTTTTAAAAAATTAAAAAAATTAAAAGAAGTTGAACAGATTAGTGTAGCCGGTTCTGTTAGGAGAATGAAAGAGACCGTTGGCGATGTTGATATTTTGGTCACGACAAAGAGTCCAGAGAAAGTAATGGGCTTTTTTGTTTCTTTGCCCGGAATAACTAAGGTTTGGATGAAAGGTCCGACCAAATCATCCGTTAGAATGGAAAAAGGTTTTGACCTGGATTTGAGAGTCGTTAAAAAGAAAAGTTACGGTTCAGCTCTTCAATATTTTACGGGCTCAAAAGAACACAATATTATTACCAGAAGAATTGCCATAGAAAAAGGTCTGAAGCTTTCAGAATACGGTCTTTTTAAAGGGAAAAAAATGGTTGCCGGCTGGCAGGAAAAGGGAATTTATAAAGCCCTTGGCCTTTCCTGGATTGAACCGGAATTGCGAGAAAATCAGGGAGAGATAGAAGCTGCCCAAAAAAGGAATTTACCGAAAATTATTGGCTATCAAGACATTAAAGGTGATTTGCATTGCCATTCCAATTGGAGCGGCGGCGCCAGCACAATTAAAGAAATGGTCAGGGCAGCGCAAGAGATGGGTTATGAATATATTGGTATTGCCGACCACACAAAGTTTTTAAGAATAGAACGCGGATTAGATGAAAAAATGTTAGATTTACAAAGAAAAGAAATTGATAAACTCAATTCTAGATTCCAGATTCTAAATTCTAGATTCTCAATTCTTCAGGGTTGCGAGGCGAATATTTTAAATGACGGTTCAATTGATATTAAAGATGAGGCCTTGGCGAAATTGGACTATGTCATTGCTGGCGTTCATTCCAGTTTCAAAATGGAAAAAAGCGCAATGACAGAAAGAATAATTCGGGCAATGAAAAACCCTAACGTTGATATTCTTTCTCATCCGACAGGCAGAATATTGAAAAGGAGAGATGAGTATCAAATTGATTTTGACAAAATTCTAAGAGCGGCCAGGGAATATAATGTGGTTTTGGAAATAAATTCTGAGCCCAAAAGATTGGATTTGAATGACCAGAACATTCGTCGGGCAAAAGAGGCCGGGGTAAAGATGGTAATTAACACTGATAGCCACCAGAAAGACCAATTAAGATTTATAGAATTTGGCATTAGCCAGGCCCGGCGCGGCTGGGCAGAAAAAGAAGACATAATTAACGTTCAACCAATTGATAAGTTAATGGAATTCTTTAAAAAACTTTAATTTTTAAATTCAAATTTTTAAACAATTTTTAATGACCGAATGTTTTAAACATTAAAAATTAGAATATTGTTTAAAAATTAAAAATTTAGAATTAAAAATTCAAAAATGCCCATAGAGAAATCAGCTGGCGCCATAATATTTCGGCGGGAAGGAAACGAGATAAAATATTTATTGCTTCATTATCCTTCAGCGACTACCCGAGCGAAGCGAAGGGGCGGAGATGAAGCGCCAGCTTCAGCGACTACCCGAGCGAAGCGAAGGGGCGGAGATGAAGCGCCAGCTTCAGCGACTAAATCAGCAAAGGATTATTGGGATTTGCCAAAAGGACACATTGAAAAAGGAGAAAAAGAAATTGAAACAGCAAAAAGGGAAGCAGAAGAAGAAACCGGATTAAAAGATTTAAAATTTATTGAAGGTTTTAAGGAATGGATAAAATATTTTTTTAAATTAAAAAGGAAAAATATTTTAAAATTTGTCACCTTTTATTTAGTTGAAACGAAAACCAAAGAAGTAAAAGTTTCTTTTGAGCATCTCGGTTATAAATGGCTGCCGTATGAAAAAGCATTGGAAAAATTAACTTTCAAAAACGCCAAAGAGGTTCTCAAAAAAGCCGACACCTTTTTAATTGAGCATTACAAAACACCTTTCCATTAAAAAACTTAAATAAATATAAATAAATATATTTGATTAATTTTATACTCAAAATAAAAGCCATGGCTTTTATTTTGAGTATTATAATATTATAATTTTGTTAAGCCTTATGATTAAATACAAATATTATTTTAAAAAACCGAGGTCAGAAATTATAAAAGATATTCTGAAATGGCTAGCGGCAGCCGGAATGGTTTATATCGCGGCAAGCTCTCCTTATTTTACTTTAAACTTGATAAAGGCGTTCAAGAAAGGAAAATTATTTCAAAAAAAGAAAGTTTACAATGCTTTTTATCGACTAAGAAAAGAGGGCTGCATTGAGGTAAAAAAGAAAAAACATCAAATTTATATTGCCCTTACCGAAAAAGGAAAAAGAAAGGCCGGTTGGCTTCAGATAAATGATTTAAAAATAAAAAGACCAAAGAAATGGGATGGAAAATATAGATTAGTGATCTTTGATATTGCCCAGATTAAAAAAGTTTATCGAGAAGCTTTCCGGGGAAAATTAAAAGAATTAGGATTTTTCCCCCTTCAAAAGAGTGTTTGGATTATTCCTTTTGATTGCCGAGATGAAACAGAGCTTTTAAAGGAATTTTTTGGTTTGAGTGATAGAGAGCTTCGTTTAATTATTGCCGAGAATATTGGCAAAGATGGTTTTTTAAGAAAAATTTTCAGAACATAAAAACTCGAAATAAATGCCATGGCAATCATTTCGAGTACATTAAAATAAAATGAATAAAAATTTAGAGGAGTTTAGAGGAGTTTAGAGGAGTTTAGGGGAGTTTAGAGGAGTTTAGGGGAGTTTAGAGGAGTTTAGAGGAGTTTAGAGGAGTTTAGAGGAGTTTAGAAAAAAGGTTTTGGAGGTTGTTAAAAATGTTCCTTTGGGAGAAATTTTAACGTGGGAGAAATTTTAACGTATAAAGAAGCGGCAGAATTAACCGACCATCCAAAGTCCTGGCGAGCGGTGGGGAATACCTTAAATAAAAACAAAAACCTTCACCCGCCTAAATTTTCGAAGAAAATTTAGGCGGGCAAGAGCATTCCTTGCTATTGGGTGATAAGGGAGGATGGCAAAATAGCTGGCTTCAGAAATGGAACTAAAAAGAAAAAAATCTTACTTGAAAAAAGAAGGTCTTAAAATAAAAAATAAAAGGATTATTCCTTAGCTTTTTCTACAATCTTCTCAAAAATCTGAGGATATTTTTGAACTAAATTGGCTAAGATTTTACGGTCAAGTTCAATTTTGTTTTTTTTGAGGCCGGCGATGAATTTACTGTAAGGTAAGCCAAACTGACGGCAAGCGGCATTAATTTGGATTTGCCAAAGCGTTCTGACTTGCCTCTTTTTTACCCTTCTATCTCTATAAGCATAAGACCAAGATTTCATTAGGGCTTGTTTTGCCAGCCTATATTTTGATTTTCTTCCCCAACGAAAACCCTTAGCATGTTTTAGTAAATGCCTCCTTCTTTTTTGAGCAATTTTCCCTCGTTTTACTCTAACCATAAAAATATAATCCGAATGACACGAATTAAATCCGAATGCTACGAATAATTTATTCGCGGCATTCGCATATTATTTGTAGATTCGCATTAGGAAGAAGGCAACAGCCTTCTAATTATTTTTGTTTCTGGCTTTGATAAGAGAACCCACTTCCGGCCTTTCCTTATTTTTTTCCCCGATTTTTTTGCCCGATAATGGCTAAGGCCGGTTGGCCGGCGAAGAATTTTACCGGTTTTGGTGATTTTAAAACGTTTTAATATTGATTTTCGAGTTTTCATAATGTCGTCGTCCAAACAAGATAAATTTTTTTCACTCTTTTGCTATTACCAGGAGACCGATATTAGTTTTTAAAAACAACCATTGTTAATCTTCCTATTTCTTGCTTTAGTTCTCTTTCTACCTTAATCGGTATAAGTTTTTTTAAAGTTTCTAAAAATTGATTTATTTTTTCTTTGGCAAAATCCTGAAGAAATTTTTGCCGACCCCTTAAAACTAATTCTATTTTTACCTTATCTCCCCTTTTTAAAAATTTTTCTGCTTGATAAGCCCTTGTTTCTAAATCGTGCTTTGAAATATTAAAAGTTAATCTTATTCTCTTTATCTCTCCCCTTTTATGTTTTTTTAACCCCCTTTCTTTTTTTTCTAAATAATAAAGATATTTACCATAATCCGTTATTTTACAGACCGGAGGGGTTAATTTTTCCGTAATTTGAATTAAATCCAAATTACGTTCTTGGGCGAGCCGAAAGGCCTCCATTAAAGGAATAATTCCCAGCTGTTTTCCAGCTTCATCAACCAGACGAACTTCTTTGGCCCTGATTTGATTATTAATTAATGGTTTTTTCAGCAAATTACGAAACAAAATATAAAGAAAGGTGGAGATGGCGGGCACTGCCCCCGCATTTGAAGAGTTTGACCTAAACAGTTCTTCAAACTTAGTCCAATTTCTTAAAAAATAGAGAATTAAAATTGGACAAAAATTTCTCTACTTTTTATCCGATTATTTTTCAACAGTTTTTTTCGGATTCTAAAAAACTATCTATCTCGCTGAATATGACACCTGAGACTGCTTAGCGAGAATCATCAGGTCAGATGCTGCCCTTAAGCGTAAGCTAAGGCAGGTTGTTTGAATAAGTTGGCACTTATTTTTTAGTAGGCTATTTAACGAGTTGACTACAATGCTCGGTTTGCGCTTTTAGGCTAACTCCCCATCGATTCTTTTTCATCCCCGCGTTTTTAATTCTTTTTTTATTTCTCTTTCTGTTTCACGTTTTTTTATTAAATCCCTTTTATCAATTTTTTTTCTTCCTTTTCCGACTCCGAACTCTAATTTTATTTTCCCGTTTTTAGTATATATTTTCAGGGGTACCAAAGTCAAGCCCCTTTGCCTTACCTTTCCAATCAAATAACTAATTTCCGATTTTTTCAAAAGAAGTTTCCGTCCTCTTTCAGGAGCATAATCAATTAGCGCGTTTTTCGGCTGATAAGCCGGAATATGGGCGCCAACCCAAAAAACCTGACCATCCTTAATTGTGACATAGTTTCCGGCTAAACTCACCCCCCTTGTTTTTAAGGATTTTACCTCCTGTCCAATCAAGGAAATTCCAGCCTCAAATTTCTCCAGAACCTGATAGTTAAAATATGCTTTTTTGTTTTCAGCAAGAACTTTCATACCCGGCAGTAGAAATTCAACTAATATTGATTATCTTCATTGCCCCGGTCAAATAAAATTGCAAAAATTTTTGGCCAATTAGGACCCGGTTGTTTTTCTCATTTGTCTGGCGCGCGATTTTTTCAAAGATTCCAAATGCCAGACGCCACTTTGTTTGTCAACGTCCATGTTTCCGAGAAGACGGAAGCTTCCTTGGCCAAAAGTTTTTTCAACAAGACGGCCGACCGGTAAAAGTCTTCCTGTAAAGTGCGCATTCAAAAATATTTTGTAAACATCATCCGGCCTTTGGTATTGATCGGGAAAATGTTTTTGTATCTCGGCGCAGATATAATTGAGAACATTTCTTTGTTTAGGATACGGAAAAACTTTCAAATCGTCCTCTCCTTTTTTACCGACCCAAATGATGTCGTCTTCCGGAATTTCTTTTTCCTCGGCTAATTTTTTCTTCATTTCTTTTGCTTCATCAGAGATTAACCACTCTTTTTCTTTTGCCAGCTCCGGACAATCAAGAAGTTTTCCGAAAAGCCTTTTTCCGGCTTCGTCAACAATTCCTTCGTGCAGACCGGTGAAGTGTTGATGGTATTTATGGTATTTATGTTCTTGTGGTGTTCCAACCGTTAGGCCATGACGATATAGTGTTTTTTTTACTTTGTCACCCTTTTCCTGAACCTCCATTGAGAGATGAGCCTTGAGGTGCAATAATTCGTGAAGAAGGGCAGCGCCGAAAATTACCGGATTATCTCGAAAATGTTGCGCGTCAAAAATTATGCCTTGTCTTGTAACAAAACTTGTTGCTAAGGTTTCGCTGTTGCCCATAACCTTTTTGTACAACTCCGGCGGAACAATATGAAAGTTTCTTACCGGCATGTTGTAGGGTTCTATCCCTGCTTCTTGCATTAGTTGAGATGTTTCTTTGTTAGCAAAGGATATCAGAGCAATTTCCTTTTCAGATTTTGGATATTCAAACTTTTCAAGACGCTTTCTTTCTTCTGGTGGAAGAGATTCAAAGTGGCGAAAAAAAGCCTGGCTAAAAAAACCCTGGCTAAAAAAACCCTGTTCAACCTCTTTTTTTACCTGTTTTTTTTTCTCGGCAGAAGCTCTGCCGACTATTCTGATTTCTGGTCCTTTTTCCATATTTTTTAGTTTATCAGTTCATCAATACTTTTTGGAAATATTTGATATGCAGTAGAATTAGAGTGTGAACTACTCTACCCCTGAAGGGATAAAAGCTTCCTGCTTCATAGTCGAGAGCAACCCCTCAACTCCACAGACGTTGATTCCCGTAGTTCCTACGGTATTTAGTTACAGGCTCTCATCTCATCCCTTAAAGGGAATGAGTTTTCTCGCCTGTTTTCTATAAATTTTCCCCACCTGCTATTGCTATTATGATACAAGAAAATTTGATAAATTACTACCGGGCTCATTTTATTTTAACAAAAAATATGATAATTTAAAATTAATGGCCAGAGAAGAAATTAAAAAATTAATTGAAAAAGCTGTCAAGCACCTTTATAAAAGAAAAATTGAGGTTAAAATAGAAAGACCTGTTCAAATGTCTTGCGGCGACTATGCCACTAACATTGCCATAGTGCTGAAGAAAAATCCTCAAGAAATTGCAGAAATAATGAGCGAAAAGTTTAAAGCGAAAAGCGAAAAACTTTTTGAAAAAATTGAGGTGGCAAAGCCGGGTTTCATCAATTTTTTTCTTTCAAAAGAATATTTACAAAGACAGGTTGGAGAAATTTTAAAACAGGATGAAAAATTCGGCCGTTTAAAAATCGGCAAAAATAAAAAAGTTCAGGTTGAATTTATTTCAGCAAATCCGACGGGCCAATTACATACCGGAAACGGGAGAGGTGCTTTCTGGGGAGATGTTTTAGCAAATGTTTTAGAAAAATCAGGATTTAGAGTTAGCAAAGAATATTATATTAATGATGCCAAGACCAACACCCAAATAAAACTTTTGGGCCAAACAGCGGTCGGCGAAGGAACGACCTATTTAAACGATTATCTCCGTCTTAAAATCAAAAGTCAAAAGGCAAAAATCAGAAATCTAATTCAAAAATTCAAAAATAAAGAAGAAATTTATGCTGAAGCCGGGTATTTATTGGCTCGGGAAATTCAAAAAGATATTAAAGAGTTTGTTGAAAAAAAATTAAAAATAAAGTTTGACAACTGGCTCAAAGAATCAAAGCTCCATCGGGAAAATAAGATTAAAAAGATTTTCAAATGGCTAAAAAAGAGAGATTTGGCCTATTCAAAAGAAGGCGCCTGGTGGATTAAAACTTCTCGGTTTGGAGATTCGCAAGATTGGGTAGTAATTAGAGAAACCGGAGAACCAACTTATTTCCTTTGCGACATCGCCTATCATAAAAATAAAATTGAACGCGGTTTCAAAAAAATTATCAATATCTGGGGAGCTGACCATCAGGGTCATGTCAGGAAAATGAAGTCAGCAATAAAAACACTTGGCTTTAAAGGAGAATTAGATATTTTAATCACCCAGATTGTCAGAGTAAAGGGTTTAAAGATTTCTAAAAGAAAAGGAAAGATTATTCCCCTGGAAGGTTTGATAAATGAGGTTGGTTTAGATGTGGCTAAATTTTTCTATTTAACAAAGTCATTAGATACTCAGATGGAATTTGATATGGGTTTAGCCAAAGAGCAGTCAGAAAAGAACCCGGTTTATTATATTCAGTATGCTTATGCCCGCATTTGCTCGATATTGCGCAAATGCGGAAAATCCGAAATCCGAAGCTCGCTGAGAACTCCGTTCTCATCTCGCACCTCGCCCGCCCCTGGGCAGGCTCGGTATCCGAAATCCGAAAATTTAAAATTATTGAATCATCCAAGCGAATTAGAGTTTATTAAACAACTGATTCGGTTCCCGGAAATTGTTGAAGATATTGCCAAAGATTATCAAGTCCAGCGGCTGCCCCAGTATGCTATTGATTTGGCTGCGGCCTTTCATCGGTTCTATCGCGACTGTAAGGTTTTGACAGAGGTCAGACCCCTGTTAGAAGCTCGCCTGGCTTTGGTTTTAGTTAGCCAAACTGTCTTAAAAAAGACCTTGGATTTAATGGGCATTTCCGCGCCCGAGAAGATGTAGCATCCGAATGCCGCGAATAAATTATTCGGAGCATTCGGATAAATTCGCAGATTAGGATTATGTTAATAAATTTTCCAAAATTAGAGGAAAAAATTCTAAAGTTCTGGGAAAAAAACAGGATTTTTGAGAAATCAATTTCTCAAAGAAAAGGAGGGCCGTTTTTCAGTTTTTATGATGGGCCTCCTTTTGCTACTGGAAAACCCCATTACGGTCATATTTTGGCGACGACAATAAAGGATACGGTTTTGCGTTATTTTACAATGAAGGGATATCAAACTCCGCGCCGGCTGGGCTGGGATTGTCATGGACTGCCGGTTGAAAACTTAATTGAAAAAGAATTGGGGATTAAAAATAAAAAAGAAATTGAGAATTTTGGCATTGGGAAATTTAATCAGGCCTGTCGGAACTCAGTTTTTCGATGCGTTGAAGATTTTGAAAGAACCTTAAAAAGGGTTGGTCGTTGGGCAGATTATAGAAATGCTTATACCACCTTAGATAACAATTATATTGAATCCGTTTGGTGGGTTTTGAAAAAACTCTGGCAGGCCGGATTAGTTTATAAAGATTACCGGGTTTCTCCTTTTTGTCCAAGATGCGGCACACCCCTTTCCAATTTTGAGGTCAATCAGGGCTATAAAGAAGTCAAGGATAACTCGCTTTACTTAAAATTCAAAATTAAGGAGTTAAAATTTAAAAACAGCTATTTTTTGGTCTGGACAACCACTGCCTGGACATTGCCGGGAAATCTCGCCTTAGCCATTGAACCCAAGGCCGACTATCTTTTGGTAAAACAAAAGGAAGAAACTTATGTTTTAACCAAAGAAAGAATTTCAATTCTCAGCGGTCAATATAAAATTATTAAAAAATTTAAGGGCAAAGAATTGGTTGGTTTGAAATATGAGCCCTTATTTAATTCTTTATCCAATTTAAAAATT
Proteins encoded:
- a CDS encoding GreA/GreB family elongation factor; amino-acid sequence: MLLEILPRAKKMLKEKKFYLTKQGFEKLKKEYKSLNLIKSAKIKGEIPQILHSEDVNTEYLSFHEDLNFLEVRMTDLEHILKNTELITFPAKNKQDIINLGATVVVEVNNQEDEFMIVGTLEANPVLGKISNESPVGKALIGHRVGDKVVISSTIKTIYKIKKIEYSLS
- a CDS encoding HD domain-containing protein is translated as MENLLNFFIEIGKLKRMPRGGWVINQIKNPETIAEHIFRTTIMAWILGEKKGLNREKIMKMLLIHDLCEVYTGDVTPYDSILPKDKKKLAKLMRTWPRFSPAEKKRIAEKKYKKEWRAMVKITAKLPLKLKKEIKNLWLDYKKGLTKEGRFANQADKIENLLQALEYWKKHKKPPLMPWWWWAREYFDDPVLIKVMKALEKKFLGKRKNK
- the polX gene encoding DNA polymerase/3'-5' exonuclease PolX — encoded protein: MKNQEIARIFYEIADYLEMEEVAFKPYAYQKAAVVLETLEENVKDIYKKGGIKALEEIPGVGKSIAEKIEEYLRTGKIKYYQEFKKKLPLNLEEITSVEGMGPKKAKKLYQELGVRNLKDLSRAARAHKIASLFGFGEKTEKNILEGIAFLKKSKGRFLLGEILPQVKEIFKKLKKLKEVEQISVAGSVRRMKETVGDVDILVTTKSPEKVMGFFVSLPGITKVWMKGPTKSSVRMEKGFDLDLRVVKKKSYGSALQYFTGSKEHNIITRRIAIEKGLKLSEYGLFKGKKMVAGWQEKGIYKALGLSWIEPELRENQGEIEAAQKRNLPKIIGYQDIKGDLHCHSNWSGGASTIKEMVRAAQEMGYEYIGIADHTKFLRIERGLDEKMLDLQRKEIDKLNSRFQILNSRFSILQGCEANILNDGSIDIKDEALAKLDYVIAGVHSSFKMEKSAMTERIIRAMKNPNVDILSHPTGRILKRRDEYQIDFDKILRAAREYNVVLEINSEPKRLDLNDQNIRRAKEAGVKMVINTDSHQKDQLRFIEFGISQARRGWAEKEDIINVQPIDKLMEFFKKL
- a CDS encoding NUDIX domain-containing protein, which codes for MPIEKSAGAIIFRREGNEIKYLLLHYPSATTRAKRRGGDEAPASATTRAKRRGGDEAPASATKSAKDYWDLPKGHIEKGEKEIETAKREAEEETGLKDLKFIEGFKEWIKYFFKLKRKNILKFVTFYLVETKTKEVKVSFEHLGYKWLPYEKALEKLTFKNAKEVLKKADTFLIEHYKTPFH
- a CDS encoding MGMT family protein produces the protein MGEILTYKEAAELTDHPKSWRAVGNTLNKNKNLHPPKFSKKI
- a CDS encoding MGMT family protein; the encoded protein is MPCYWVIREDGKIAGFRNGTKKKKILLEKRRS
- the rplT gene encoding 50S ribosomal protein L20, translating into MVRVKRGKIAQKRRRHLLKHAKGFRWGRKSKYRLAKQALMKSWSYAYRDRRVKKRQVRTLWQIQINAACRQFGLPYSKFIAGLKKNKIELDRKILANLVQKYPQIFEKIVEKAKE
- the rpmI gene encoding 50S ribosomal protein L35; the encoded protein is MKTRKSILKRFKITKTGKILRRPTGLSHYRAKKSGKKIRKGRKWVLLSKPETKIIRRLLPSS
- the infC gene encoding translation initiation factor IF-3; this translates as MFRNLLKKPLINNQIRAKEVRLVDEAGKQLGIIPLMEAFRLAQERNLDLIQITEKLTPPVCKITDYGKYLYYLEKKERGLKKHKRGEIKRIRLTFNISKHDLETRAYQAEKFLKRGDKVKIELVLRGRQKFLQDFAKEKINQFLETLKKLIPIKVERELKQEIGRLTMVVFKN
- the smpB gene encoding SsrA-binding protein SmpB; the encoded protein is MKVLAENKKAYFNYQVLEKFEAGISLIGQEVKSLKTRGVSLAGNYVTIKDGQVFWVGAHIPAYQPKNALIDYAPERGRKLLLKKSEISYLIGKVRQRGLTLVPLKIYTKNGKIKLEFGVGKGRKKIDKRDLIKKRETEREIKKELKTRG
- a CDS encoding arginine--tRNA ligase — translated: MAREEIKKLIEKAVKHLYKRKIEVKIERPVQMSCGDYATNIAIVLKKNPQEIAEIMSEKFKAKSEKLFEKIEVAKPGFINFFLSKEYLQRQVGEILKQDEKFGRLKIGKNKKVQVEFISANPTGQLHTGNGRGAFWGDVLANVLEKSGFRVSKEYYINDAKTNTQIKLLGQTAVGEGTTYLNDYLRLKIKSQKAKIRNLIQKFKNKEEIYAEAGYLLAREIQKDIKEFVEKKLKIKFDNWLKESKLHRENKIKKIFKWLKKRDLAYSKEGAWWIKTSRFGDSQDWVVIRETGEPTYFLCDIAYHKNKIERGFKKIINIWGADHQGHVRKMKSAIKTLGFKGELDILITQIVRVKGLKISKRKGKIIPLEGLINEVGLDVAKFFYLTKSLDTQMEFDMGLAKEQSEKNPVYYIQYAYARICSILRKCGKSEIRSSLRTPFSSRTSPAPGQARYPKSENLKLLNHPSELEFIKQLIRFPEIVEDIAKDYQVQRLPQYAIDLAAAFHRFYRDCKVLTEVRPLLEARLALVLVSQTVLKKTLDLMGISAPEKM